The following is a genomic window from Rutidosis leptorrhynchoides isolate AG116_Rl617_1_P2 chromosome 8, CSIRO_AGI_Rlap_v1, whole genome shotgun sequence.
actttgattcaatttctataactataacaatcttatttcgagtggaaatcttacttgaacttgttttcgtgtcatgattctgcttcaagaactttcaagccatccaaggatcctttgaaactagatctatttttctcatttccagtaggtttacctactaaaattaaagtagtaatgatgttcttaacatcattcgattcatacatataaaactatcttattcgaagatttaaacttgtaatcactagaacatagtttagttaattctaaacttgtttgaaaataaagttaatccttctaacttgacttttaaaattaactaaacacatgttctatatctatatgatatgctaacttaatgatttaaaacctggaaacacaaaaaacaccgtaaaaccggacatacgccgtcgtagtaacaccgcgggctgttttgggtttgataattaaaaactatgataaactttgatttaaaagttgttcttctggaaaaatgatttttattatgaacatgaaactatatccaaaaatcatggttaaactcaaagtggaagtatgtttttcaaaatggtcatcaagatgtcgttctttcaactgaaatgactacctcttacaaaaatgacttgtaacttatatttccgactataaacctatactttttctgtttagattcataaaatagagttcaatatgaaactatagcaattttatttactcaaaacggatttaaaacgaagaagttatgggtaaaacaagattggatatttttgattgttgtagctacgagaaatattgtaacaattctatacaaatcatatcctagctaacttatattgtattatacatgtattctaatatattatgtaatcttgggataccatagacacgtatgcaaatgttttgacatatcatatcgacccatgtatatatattatttggaacaaccatagacactctgtatgcagtaatgttggagttagctacacagggttgaggttgattccaaaaatatatatattttgagttgtgatctagcctgagacgtgtatacactgggtcgtggattgattcaagataatatatattgatttatttctgtacatctaattgtggacaactagttgtaggttactaacgaggacagctaacttaataaacttaaaacattaaaacgtattaaaaatgttgtaaatatattctgaacatactttgatatatatgtacatatttgttatatgttcgtgaatcgaccagtggccaagtcttacttcccgacgaagtaaaaatctgtgaaagtgagttatagtctcacttttaaaatctaatattttaggatgagaatacatgcaattttataaatgttttacgaaatagacacaagtaaatgaaactacattatatgggtgaatgatcgaagccgaatatgccccctttttagcttggtagcctaagaatttgggaacagacccccaaattgacgcgaattctaaagatagatctatcgggcccaacaagccccattctggaatttgaaatgcttcaatacttcgaaattatcatgttcgatgggtgtcccggaatgatggggatattctatatgcatcttgttaatgtcggttacaaggtgttcaccatatgaatgaattttatctctatgtatgtgatgtatattgaaatatgaaatcttgtggtctattattatgatttgataatatataggttaaacctataactcaccaacatttttgttgacgttttaagcatgtttattctcaggtgattattaagagcttccgctgctgcatactaaaataaggacaagatttggagtccatgcttgtatgatattgtgtaaaaactgcattcaagaaacttatttttgatgtaatatattcttattgtaaaccattatgtaatggtcgtgtgtaaacgatatattttagattatcattatttgataatctacgtaatgctttttaaacctttatcgataaaataaaggttatggttgttttaaaaatgaatgcagtctttgaaaaacgtctcatatagaggtcaaaacctcgcgacgaaatcaattaatatggaacgtttataatcaatatgaacgggacatttcactctcgAGGTGCAATTATTACTTTCACAAAAATACAATAAAAATCAGTTAGACAATGAGCTCTATAACGGTTTCAATCTGTTGTTAAGCGATATTGACTTTTATCTGCAGGGTGAGAGGAAGATATCAGTTCTTGTCATCCTTTCTCTTTTGTCTGCATTTCACGTGGCTGGTTTTTACTGGTGGCTTCACAAGGATGATCTTCTCTATTCATTGGCCATGTTTCCTCCTAAAACTATACCACCTTGGTAATGGACGTTTACACCAAGTAAAGGCAAGGACTAAATTGGGAATGAAAATGGCATTTAGGGATTATTAAAACGAGTTTGACTGAGAGGGactaaaaaaaagaaaagaaacaaaCAGAGGGACGAATTTGGGAATTTTGTTTTAAAATTATctaaacgtcatttatttatttagcTCAACGACTATCGTCTAAACACACCAGGTGGCAGGTGCCTTATTGTCTGGTATATATTTGTAAAACCCTAATAGGGTGGCCAAGAAACCATGGCGAAACCGCAAAAACATTCCAAATCAAAACCCCATATATCTTCAAAGCCACTCAAACCTAAAACAAAATCATCTAAAAAAGTTAAGAAATCCAAGCCCAAACAACCGCCGCAGCCCCAGCTGCCGCCGCCACCACCGCCGCCACCAGAATTGGTGATAACCCCTTCTCAGCAGCTTGATTTTTTCATCCAACATTATCAATCAGCAAAAGGAATTCAACTTTCTTCTCTTGAACTTGAATCATTTACTGGTAAGTTGTTTCAAACTCTATGTTTTTGAATACGTCATTATAGCAGAAATTGTATATATGCTTTGCGCCGTTATCACAAGTTTTTTTTATATGGTAGTGATTCTTGTTTAGCTTTTATGTTTGcttgttaaaaaaaataataaattaaatagaatATAGAACTGATGAACCCTAAAATGATGCAATTTTATTGCATACAAGTTGTTCTGAATGCAGGGCTATGTATGTATTACAGTCTTTCTGTGTCGCAATTATCAAGTTATAAAGTCTAACAAAAGCTTGAAAAAAGTTCATTAATTTGTTGACTATATTGTTATATACTTATATTAGTATCCAAAAATGTAATTATTAACTATGTCAAGTTCATTGAAATTGGTGGTTCCTTAGTAAATGGTGGCCTTGTGTTAATGTATACTTCATTTGCTTAAATCCTCCCAACCAGTATGTCATAATCAATCAATCTTTTTAGAAAGATGATATTTTTATTCACAAATATGTATTTGGTGgtttgatatttatatattatttgtgaagTCAATAATAATATTGGCTGAATTTTGTTGCAGATTCATGTTTTGTAAAGTTATCTGAAAGTGTACCTCAGGATGTGAGTAATTTAAGTGAACATATGAAGGCGTCTTTTGGATCGTCTTGGAAAGAATCCTTATGTAAAAAACCCGTCTCTGGGAAAAACTCTGAACCTGGGAGCCCGACACTACTTACTATTAGTTTATCTGCTTTACGGTCGCTGGATCTTTTCAGGTGAAAATAATTTGTTTTAAACACATTTTTTTATAGCAGAAGTGCATAATCGTTCATTCGGTATTTGTTTTATCAGATTATATATTTACCATGTGCTGGAATGAGCTGAGGTGGATTGGCTCTCAAATACTTAGTCTCTCCCTTAGCTAAATACGTTTAAGTAATTATTGGATGAGCGTTAGTCACAAGACATAAGAATATAAGATAAACCTTTTCTAGTATAAAACTGCTCAATTTTGCTTTCCATGAATTAAGTTACATGATTATCATAATTCATAGATACTcatttttcatgtatcaaatttgtaACTAAGTGTAAGCTTTGATTGAATTTTTTTGCCTAAATTTGTACCCAATTATTATCAAGTAATCCTAAATTGTGTTCATATATGTTCATCTATTCGTTGCAACCCTGCAGGAGTTTGAAGCCTTTCACTAAAGAATGCCATGCAGCAAAACTTTTTGCAAAGcatttgaagattgaagatcagGTAATGACTGCCTTttgaaccttttttttttttttttttatctatttgcTTAATTCATATAAAGAATTTTAAAGTTGGACTTTAAGACAATTGCATACTTATTAGAAAATCAATCTCTACTCAATCACAATTCACATGGATTCACATACGATTAAAAGCAAAAATCATTGAGGAGGATTAATTAGTTTTTAGTGTTTTAATATAGTACTAAATAACTTAGTTAATATGTGTTATGTTTTATTAGAATTTTTAGTGGAATGAAATAATTTATTGGTTAGTATAAAGTGTTGATTGGAAGAATACATTATGATTGGTTTCAGGTTTCGTGTTTAAAGAATCATGTCAATGTTGCTTGTGGCACACCAAGCAGGTAAGCTTGTGACATCTTCATTTGCTCATTAAATAATATCAAAACTATttttaaagtgatcatccaattttttattttttatatttaaagCAATCTAGGAGATTGTAAACACACAAGTTGTTTGATCTGTTTCCTTTGaaactattttttattttattttattgttatatcACATGTGAACTGTAACATATGTATCTAAAGATATTGTTTTCTTATAAATATGATTTGCGAGCCATTTGAGCTTTTATGATGTCTATATCTATTATATTTGTCTGATATATCAAACTCCAAATGTTTCAGGATCAAAAAGTTAATTGACATGGAAGCATTGGGTCTATCACGATTATCCATTGTTGTGCTTGATATGTATACAGATGTTAAGGGGTATACTCTTTTCAACATCCCTCAAATCAGGTTAAATTCTTAATTACTTGCTTGTTTATTTCTTCTTATATCTATTATATACTTTAGGTATTAAACAGACAATTTTGATACCAAACTACTCTATCGTTAAtctatttttctttttcttctagttatttataacaaaataaatgATGGATCCATTTAGGAGGTTGCAAGCTTTAAATGTATTGGACAAATTTTAACCCATTTGACTTGGTTCACTTAAAGCCAATGTCCTAATAATCCTACCCTTTTGATCTTTTGGTGATAACTAACCAATTTATATTGCTGCATGAATAAAAATCCAGAAACTCAGCATCATTGTATGTCGTTTGACTGCTCGACCCCATCTACTTTTACATTATTTTGTTTTAAATTTTAGCTTAATCTACCACAAAAGATGAAAATGAAATTACGCAAACCAACGACCCGTTTGTATGTAAATGGGTCAAACTTGCAACATATAGTAATCATTAACCGTTTGAGATGAACTTTGCTGTTAGTATGCCACCTTTCTCTCGTTATATATTGCAACAAATTAATTACGTTCGCATAATTAAATCTATGGGACTTTATTTTTACTGAAGGGATTGTAGATATAAATGTTTCAAACATTGTTCTTGTAGAGATGAATTCTGGGACTTGTACACGACCCACTTTCACCAACGACTTCTAGATGGCAGTCTTCGAATCTGTCTATACAGTCCCATTGATGCTAGCCGATTTAAAAGAAAGAAGGCTAAAACAGGTGTTAATGAGTGAACAATGGTCCCATTGGATTCGTAGAGGCTGGTGGTGTATGATCATGATTGTCTTGAACAAGCagaggataatttatatgataagtcTTTGAAAAAAGACTCGATTACTTGAAAATGGGGACCGGGATCTAAAACTGGAAAAGCAAAAATGAAAACAGAAGACATTATTAGATTATGCAATTAGCTGAACTTTTTTGCTGCAAGTGTATTTTGGTTTGGAGTTTGTTATGTTGTACACCATCCCCTTAATTAAAACTGTAATGCATTGCTTATTTGTGATAACCTTTAGCATCCTTTGGTTTGATTAATGTTTAGTATTTATTTCTTATAATGTCACGTTTTGGGTTTTGATTAACAGTTACATTGATAACGAGTTGGGGTCTGGAAATCCAATATCACAATTCCAGTTATGATTCATTGAAGTCACCCTTTTAAATTTGCTATCAAAGGATAACATTAACTGAACAGACAAGAAGTAACTTATGCTAACGGTTAAACGTCCATTAAGGAAGCTGTGTGTAAGAACTAATAAGAAACATTCATTCATCTAACTGTGCTTAAATTTGAACAAATATAACTGTAGTAGTGTATTGCATTTAGTGGAGTTTTTGCATCATATTTAAAATTTTATCTGGTTAAACATAGTTGACATCCAATTTCTAATCTGTAGCTTGGTGGTTAGAATGTTACAAACACTATACCGATACCTGTCATTTTGTGCAATTGGGTATCGCTATTGTTGTGATTATGTAACTACATAAAATGATGAGTTATTTACAGAATAAGCTTTTAATATACTTGAACTGCTATttttacttaatagctaatatGGGGACTTCTGTAGAGTCAGCAAGAGCAAGGGTGAAAAAAAATTGTCCAAAAAAACACAACTTAAAATCAAAAACACCACAAGCCATGATACAATCAGGCATGTTTATATCAATCATTCATCAATAATCAATAACTAATTGTCATTCTACCATAACTTTAATCCGCATGACGAAGGTATATGCAACTTTCAAGTTTTATAACCAAAATAAACAGTAAGCAAAACAAACACTCATCCAGCCAAAATATAAACCAGAGACAAAAGTGATTAATTTTCTCAAGGATGATAGATTCCCTGGCTCATCAAGCTGTAATTACAAGATCCCGTTTAAGGAAGCAACCAAAAGTGAGACGCTAATGCTTTTAGTATCACATGAAATCATAATCGTCGTATCCATCATATCCAGCATTTACAACTGCATCATCATCGGGTTTATCAAGGTGGATCTGTTTCTTCTTTCCTCCTACACAAAGAAACAGAGCACACAGTTATATCTGGATTTAAGCAAGTATAATGTATATTAAATTGGAAGAATATCATAGATAACATACATTTATTTATGTTTGGGGCATTCAGGTTACGTTAAATTCTAATGGTCAGACAGGTAAAATAATTCAGCTAAAAGAAGTAAAGGACAAATAATAGTTTGAATGTTTTGACATCTCAACGTTACCCACCCATTATTTCACATCTCTTATCATATGGTTTAGTTCAAAATTATTATCTTCCCAAAAATTTGattgttgatatataatttagtacctgttataatatataaatatatatatataaatggatagtcaattattgatacacaaaagtaatattattgtattacctaaacttgtgatatttttgctataaatagccatgaatgcaagcattaaacttgcaccatttctcacacttacaaagtgtttctttctttctctccattatcatctttgttcttacacttcattattagtattcttaatcaagaatcaaatcactaaaggtagttataagcctactgaattataacatcaagaatcaaaccactaaaggtagttataagcctactgaattataacacgctatcagcacgataatcttaatactaattatggttggctctgccacctaaatgatatatggtcggttataccacctgaataatatatggtcgacactgtcgtctaattatcatttatgttactaacatttatatttctattatctaacatttatatggccgacactgtcgcctaattatcatttatgtttactaatatttatatttatgttatataacatttattaatgattgcttacatatggtcgacactgtcacctacttatcatttatgttatattaaatttatgtttaatgtttatatacttatgaatataaagtgactataatttatcatgttgtttgttttaatagaaaatgtcgaatctggaaaagcttaaatttactcctttagaatcaactggaaacaactacatgccatgggttataaaagtaaaaatgcatcttatatcaatgggcattcttgaagccataaatgaaaacaacacttgttctgaaaaagaacaagcaacggcatgttgctttattcatcaacatattgatgaatgcttacaaaataattatgtgactgtagaagatccccatgttttatgggaaggtctcaaaagcagattcaataatcaaagagaaattttacttccagctgctatggaacaatggagaacattaaggttccaagactttaagaaagtaaatgaatatagctcagctctgtataatacatgttcacaacttaaattctgtggacatgaaataagtgatgcagacatgatggagaaaactttctccacaatgaatgctgcaaacatcacagtgcaaagaaatttgagaatgctaaagttcaaaacatatcctgaacttaattcatatctcttagttgcagagcaaaatgatgagctattaatgaaaaatcagcaatcccgtcctactggtacacttgcaatccctgaagcaaatactgcaaataattataaacagggacaaggacgcgggcaaggtcgtggttataataaccatcaccatcatcatgccaaaagccataactatggtagaaaccatccttatggtaatggtaatgggcgaggacgtggtcgtggtcgtggccgtggtggtcaaagaaataataatccacgaaaatataaatatcaaccacaaaacaagcccactaaacaagatgttgaagaaaattcttctaaaaattctgaagaatcttgctacagatgtggtagaatgggccactgggctaatacttgccgaacatctaaacatcttgttaagatgtatcaggattcgctgaaagataaagaaaaggaagtaaactttgtggataacgtcgatccaacagtcactgagaaaccatctgatttatatgaagatttcttgaatgtttaagttgtgtgtctttcgaaaaataaacgatttaatatcgtctgtctttgtcattatgtttgctaaatgtttcagtactatctatttgcgtttaaaatattgtgtaatattaatgtactcactatttatttcttatatatgaagttcaatatgaattttgctggaatacaacatcaatcaagtggtggagatctctgtatagcagacagtggaactacacacactatacttaaatccgagaaatattttattgatctaaaaccaacggaaggaactatacatacaatatcaggacctgctaacttgataaaagggataggaaaggcaaatttcatactaccaaatggtacaaaatttttaataaatgatgccttattttctcccaagtcaagcagaaatttattgagtttctccgacatataccttaacgggtatgattatcagtcagtgacaacagaaaatgagaaatatttaagtatcactgacaagagtcatgtggttgaaaaactgccaagacttagttctggattacattatacacatataaatgtaccagaaatacatatggtagttaacgaaaaatatattgatcctggtgtattcagtttatggcataacagattaggccatccaggatcaacaatgatgaaaaggattattgaatgtactcatggacatccactaaaggatagaaaaatccatcatgatacaatggttccatgtacatcttgctctcttggaaaattgataactagaccctcaccactcaaggttgagaaagaatcaccaatgtttcttgaaagaattcaaggtgatatatgtggaccaattcatccaccatgtggaccatttagatatttcatggttctaatagacgcatctagcagatggtctcatgtttgtctgttatcaagccgtaatgtggcatttgcaaaatttcttgcccaaattattaaattgagagctcattttcctgattacaccattaaaagggtgagacttgataatgctggtgaatttacatctcaagcatttaatgactattgcatgtctataggaattgttgttgaacattctgttgctcatgtgcatacacaaaatggtttagccgagtcattgattaaacgtatacagttaatcgctagaccattgataatgagaacaaaactccctgtatctatatggggtcatgcaattttacatgctgctgcattgattcgcatcagaccaagtgcaagtcataaatattcccccctacaacttgcttttggtcaagagccaaatatttcccatcttagaacatttggttgtgcagtgtatgttccaattgcgacaccacaacgtacaaaaatgggtcctcaaaggaggttgggaatatatgttggatatgaaacatcttcaatattaaggtatattgaacctatgacaggtgacgtttttacagcacgttttgctgattgtcattttaatgaaacattgttccctagattagggggagaaatgaaaaataaagaaaatgatgtttcatggtgtgaacctcaattaaagtatcttgatcctcgcacaaaagaatgcgagacagaagttcaaaagataatgcatatacaagaacttgcaaatcaattgcctgatgcatttacagatacaaaaacggtgacaaaatcatatataccagcagtaaatactccagctcgaattgaaattccaaaagctggcaataacgtcactcatgaatctttgccacgtcagaaattgcaatcaattatgcatattcaaaaatattatggaaccgaaatgaaatgaaaaatcttgatgagaaattttcatttaatgttgcatatgacatcatgaataatgatgatgatccagaactaacatctatggttgaatgtcaaaatagacatgattgggctcaatggaaagaagcaatacgagctgaattagaatcactcaataaaagaaaagttttcggatccatcattctcactcctaaagatgtgaaacctgtaggatacagatggatttttgtccgaaaaagaaatgagaaaaatgaagttacaaggtataaagctagacttgtagctcaaggtttttctcaaagaccgggaattgattatgaagaaacttattcccctgttatggatgcaattacttttaggtacttaatcagcctggcagtttctaaaaatttagaaatgcatctcatggatgttgtgactgcttacctatatggatcacttgatagtgatatatatatgaagatacctgaaggatttaaggtaccagatgcatcaaatgcaaaacccaaagaaatgtattcgattaaattacaaagatctttatatgggttaaaacaatcgggacgtatgtggtataaccgattaagtgattacttgataagcaaagggtatacaaataaccttacttgcccttgtgttttcattaagaaaacaacatccggatatgtgatcatagctgtttatgttgatgatcttaacatcataggtacaaaaaaagagatctatgaagccattcaacttctaaagaaagaatttgaaatgaaagatctcggaaaaaccaagtattgccttggtttacaaattgagcatatgcctaatggtttacttgtacatcaaacaatatATACTGAAAagtttttgaaacgtttcaatatggacaaggcaaaaccattaagtactcctatggttgttagatcactcaatgttgaaactgatccatttcgtccatgtgaagatcatgaagatattcttggaccagaagtaccatatcttagtgcaattggagctcttatgtatcttacaaattgtacgagacctgacatttcttttgcagttaattggttggcaaggttcagctctgctcctaccaaaagacactggaatgggatcaaacacatatttcgataccttcgaggaactactgatttaggattattttattctaacgaatcaaaacaagatttggttggttatgctgatgcaggttatttatctgatccacata
Proteins encoded in this region:
- the LOC139862495 gene encoding uncharacterized protein; this encodes MAKPQKHSKSKPHISSKPLKPKTKSSKKVKKSKPKQPPQPQLPPPPPPPPELVITPSQQLDFFIQHYQSAKGIQLSSLELESFTDSCFVKLSESVPQDVSNLSEHMKASFGSSWKESLCKKPVSGKNSEPGSPTLLTISLSALRSLDLFRSLKPFTKECHAAKLFAKHLKIEDQVSCLKNHVNVACGTPSRIKKLIDMEALGLSRLSIVVLDMYTDVKGYTLFNIPQIRDEFWDLYTTHFHQRLLDGSLRICLYSPIDASRFKRKKAKTGVNE